TCGTCGCGTTCTGCGGCGTCACGGAGGCTTTTCGTCGGTGCAGCGAGCAGTTGTCCGACGAGTGCATCCGCGAGCGATTCGACGGTTTCGCGCTGTTCAGCGGTGAGTTCATCCGCTGCATCGAGCTGTGAGAGCGCAGTCTGTAGCTCTCGTTGTTTGATGCGTTCTGCCCCCTCATACATGGCGGCGATGACCTCATCTGCCTGCTTTCGTTTGTACTGAGTGAGAAGCCGGTCGATCGCCTCATCGATCATCTCCTCGACCTGTCGGGCGGCCCCGCGGCGGGCTTCTGTCGTCTCGGCCGTAATCGATTCGAGTGCGTCGAGATCGTACAGCTCCACGCCCGGAAATGAGCCGACGGTCGGAGCGATATCACGAGGCTGAGCGATATCGATGAGTAGCGTCGGATCATCACTTGCGTTCACCATCGAGCGGTCGATGATCGGGGTATCGCTACCTGTGGCGCTGACGACGATGTCACAGTCCGCGATCGTGTCCGAAAGCGAATCGAGACCGATGGCACGGGCACCGTCAAGGGCATCCACGAGGTGCTCGGCGTGTTCGGTGGTTCGGTTGGCGACGATGAGCTGGTTCACGTCGGGAGCGAGCGCGCTCGCCGCGATCGTACCCATCTCACCCACACCGACGACCATCGCCGTCGCAGAGGCAAGTTCGGTTTCCCGGTTGGCCAACTCCACGGCCGCACTTCCCAACGAAACGACGCCTTCGTTGATCGTCGTCTCACTTCTCGCCCGCTCTCCAACGTGGATTGCCTTCGTCAACCCCGTTTCAAGCACGGGCCCGACGGCGTCCATCGACCGTGCGGTCAGATACGCATCCCGTAACTGACCGAGGATCTGGTCTTCGCCGAGGACGAGCGATTCTAGGCCACAGGCGACGCGCATCAGGTGTCGTAGCGATCCCTCGTGGTCCAGTTCACTGATAGCCGCGTCGGAAACGTCGGGGCGGACCGTTTCGAGAGCCTCCCGACCGGTAGCAGACGAATCAGTGACGACGTAGGTTTCGACCCGGTTGCACGTCTGGATACAGACGGCTTCGGTGACAGCGGACTGATCGAGCACTGATTCGATGATTTCCGAGTCGGATCTCGAACACGCAGTCTCGATCGTGTCGATGTCGGCGTTGCTGTGGCTGATGCTCCATCCCGTGATGACGCCAGTCCCGGCAGTCATTCCGTTTCACCCAGTTCAGAAGCGATGACTTCGCTCACTGCTTGCTCCGTGTTCGTATGGCTATCACCTAAAGCCTTCCAAACGCGATCGGACCGCACGACAGCGCGGAGGGCCGATCGTCGTTGTTCCGGTGAGACGTCGTTTAGTGCCGCTCGAAGAGATCCCGTTACTCGTGCCATCTCACCTGCATCCTCGATGTGAGGCTCGATCCGTTCTCGGAGCACGCGGGTCAGCGCCGGACTCCGTCCCCCCGTCGAGATGCCCACGACGACCGGTTCCGACCAGACGGTAGCGGGAACGGCGACATCAGAGACCGTTCTGTCGGCTCCAGCCGCCTGATCGGCTCGGTTGACGAGCACACCACGATCGTGGCCAGCGGTGGCGATCGCGTCATTCAGTGCCGTTCGATCGGTGGCTGCGACGATCACCGCCGGATCGACGCGGTCGATCCAGTCACCGACAGCAGCCGGTTCGGGCGCGGCGCGGACGCGAGCCGCCGAGCCGAACGACTCCTCGACGAACGTGGGACTGACGACCACCACGTCGGCTTCGCGGTCGAATGTGCGGGCACGGCGCGCACCGACCCGCCCACCCCCAAAGACGAGCACCCGAGTACCGGTAAAATCGTGTAACAGGGGAATCACGCTGACCCCGTGTCCGACAGCCGATCGTCGAGCCTGATGCCCGTTTTTTTCAACACCGACGTCGAGAACAGCGTGTCCCACTGGTCGGCATCGACGTCCCAAAACTCGGCCATTCGATCTCGAATCGCCCGGATCCGTCGGTCGCTTTCGGCGTCAGTGCGACCGTGGGTCATCGCAAAGAAGTTGTACGGCCACACGTCCTCGTGGCGTGGACGCTCATAACAGTGGGTGACGTACTCCAAAGATGCGATCTCCGGTCCGACCGCTTCGACGAGATCGTCCGGGACGTTCCACACAGTCATCCCGTTTTCCGTATACCCGAGCGCGTAGTGGTTTGGAATCACGCCGATGCGCCGGATCTGCCCGCGCTCGTTGAATCGTGCGATCGTTTCGAGCGTCCAGTCGAGCGGCTGGTCGATGGCCCGCCCAACGTCGGCGTACGGTGTCTGTGTCAGTGGTAACCCGTCCTGAATCTCCCGGAGTAACACCCGTTCCGCAGGCGTGAGTCCCGTCTGCTCGGCGGAGATCGGATCGGGAGCGGGTCCTAACTCGGAGAGGTCGAGTCCGGTATCGCGTAGAGGTCCATCGATCGGAAACTTCGCCTCGACGCGGAACTCCCTCTGTTTTGGCATGTTGTACGTCGGCTGTCCGGTTTCAGACTCGATGGTGTCCAACACATTCTCTACGCGGTCGGCGTCGGCTACCGACACGACGAACCACATGTTGAGATGGGGGTGCTCGCGCTCGTAGTTGTGGGCGATCTCCCGGTGGTCATTGACCTGCCGTACGATCTCCTCGAACCGTTCTTCTGGGGCGTGCATAGCCACCAGCGTCGCCGTGCCCCCGATCGCTTCGGCGTTGATGAGCGGTCCGAACCGCGTGAGGACACCCTCTTCCGACAGCGTCCGGATCCGATCAAGAAGCTCGTTGGCTGTCACGTCGATCGATCGGTCACCGAGCGCGTCGGCCGCCGCTTCGAACGGTCGTGCTGTAACCGGAAATCCGCCCTGAAACCCATTGATGATGGCCCGATCGGTACGGTCCAACTCCTCGGTGCTCATGTGCTTTCTCCGGGCTTTCTTCCCATAAACGACGCGTTCGTCTCGAGGTACTGTCTCAGCGTGACCACAGGAGAAGATCCATTACAACAATCTAATGTTATGAATATAATGGAATAATAATCGGTCGAATCGTCACCGTTACTCGAAGCGGGCAAGCAACGATCCCGAAAGAGATCGGGAACAGTTGGAGCTTCCCGTATCGGAGAAAGTCCGGTTCATCCCCAACGAGGACTGTGTATCCGAACTCAATACGGAAGCACCAACAAGGCGACGCTCAGAAACGGGATAAGCAACAGCAGCATGGCGACAGCGTAGCCGAACAGTTCACGGGCCTTGAGCCCGGTGATCGCTAGCAGGGGAAGCGCCCAGAACGGATTGAGCAGGTTGGTGTGTGCATCCCCGACGGCGTACGCGATCGTCGCCTGCCCGACCGGAACGCCCAACTGTTGTGCGGCGTCCACGACAGAGGGCCCGAGTACGATCCATTCCCCACCGCCCGAGGGCACGAAGAGGTTGACGACCGAACCGGTGAGCCACGCGATAACGGGGAACGTCTCGGCTGTCGAGACCGACAGCAACGTTTCGGCCAGCCGCTCTGACAGTCCGGAGGCGTTCATCATTCCTTGGATGCCCGCGAAAAAGGGAAACAGAAGGATGATCCCTGATGCGGCTGAGGCCGCTTCCTCGAACCGCTCGCGGTAGACGGCCGGCCGGGTGTACAGGGCGACGCCGAGAAACAGGAAGCCGAAATTGACGACGTTCAGCGTGAGTGCATCCAGACCTTGGGTTACGAACAGGAACGCCACGTACGACAGCCCCGTCAGTGCGATCACCCCGCCGAGCACACGGCTGTTGTCGATGCGCTGGGCTGGGGCCTGTGGATCGGTCGGGGGATCGCTTCCAGCCCGGTCCCGGTCGAGTTCCTCGGCGGAAAGATACGTGGAGATGGATCGAGACCGGGCGGGAGAGGGAGTAAGCAGCGCCAATGCGACGGCGGCGTACCCGATTCCGAGAGTGGTCAACGCAAGCGCGTAGGGGTGGAAGATCGTTCGAGTGGTGCTGATGACGCCGTCAAGCACGCCGAGTTCAATGAACTCGTTTCCCTCGGTAGCGAGCAACAGCGGCGCTGATCCCGACAGCCCCCAGTGCCACGTCAGTCCCAGTCCCATGTATCCCGCCACGCACAACAACGGGTAGTGGACGTCGACGCCGTTCTCATCGGCAGCGATCCCCATCTCGCGGGCAAAAATGGCCCCGAGGATGAGACTGAACCCCCAGTGTACCCACGCCATGGCCATCGAGAACACGCCGACCATCACGACCGCCTGCCGACCGGTCGATGGGAGCTGTGCCAGCTGCCGAAGTCTGCCGTTCACTCGTGGATGATACGCGATGACGAATCCAGTCATCAGAATGAGAACCATCTGCATGCCGAACGAGAGAAACGTCCAAAACCCATCGAACCAATGGCCGACCATCGCGGTCGGCCCGACTCCTTCGAGAACGATACCTGCGACGAACACCACGTAGCTCAGGATGATCGCAAACAGAAACGGACTCGGCATCCACCGCTCTACGACGCCCGCAAGCCGGTGGCCCGCCCGCTCGAACCAATTGCCGCTTCCCGCACTTGTCCATTCTGGCGACATACTGATCGTGTATCTAATTGTATCTGCTTAATGGTTGGTACTGTACGGGATGGAGAACCGCTACCGTGTGGATCGAACGGTTCATAGCGAGATCATTTATTAGTACGTAAACAACGCGAAATCGACGACGTTCTCGCGTTCGATACTGATTTTAACGGGGTCGTTACTCGATACGATACGCTCGATTACGTGTGACCTCTCTTTGTGATGGTTAGTACCATTCCTTCTCGATGAACTGGTCTGCGAGACTGAACGCACCTCGAGCAGCGGCCGTCTCGGGGTCTTCGGGCGCGATCACGTTGACCTTGTGTTGGAGTTCCTCGCCGAGCCGGCGTTCGAACGTTTCGGGTAACCCCGGAACCGCGGCCATCCCACCGGTGAGAGCGATCGGTTCGTTGAGAACGTGTTTGTATACTTTCGTGTGATCGGTGGCCAGCTGTGGGAGGAACTCGTTTGCGATCGCGTCGACAGCGTCGTCGACGTACCGGTCGAGTGCGTCCATCACGCTGCGTTCGATGGTGAACTCGTGGGTCCCTCCGCCGGGTTGCTGGATAACGTCGGTAAACGGCCGAAAGTCGTTGAAATCACCGTGTTCCTCCTTATACTCTCTCGCCGTGGTCCCATCGATGTGGACCCGGCCTTGGGTCTCTTCCTCGACGTTGGTAGCGATCCATCGGTCGACTTCGTTTCCAGCGATCGATCCCGTCGTGAACCGCGATAGCTGTTTTCCATGGCGGTATGCACACGCACCGATGTTCGTCGATCCCATATTGATCGATATAAAAACGCGCCCGATCGCTGTCAGTTCCGAGCCGAACGCGGGAATCGATCCACACAACGACTCCGGATAGCCCCGGATGAGCCGACCACCGATAGCGGTCCGTTCGATCACGTCGGTCAGGTTCCGCAATCCGGTTTCGTTGTTGATCGCCGGAATGGCGTACACTGCAACGCTGTTCGTCGGAAGGTCGTTCTCATCGACGATCTGCTCGAAAAACGTCGCCGTGGCCGCCGCCCGATCATCGTCCTCGGGGAGTCCCGTCCGCAGCATGAACTCCACCCGCTCGGGATATTCGTACGCCGCTTTCTCACCGTAGATGACCTGCGTCGTTCCCGACAGGACATCCTCGTATTGGGCCAAACAGGTGAGTGTTGCGTGGGTCTCGATCCCCGACTCGTCCGGTCGAGCGATGACGGTTCGCGTACTCCCGATCTTGATCCCGATCGGAACTGGACCGTCTCGATCTCCCCGGACAGGCGGTGTCTCCCCAAGCATACGTCTCTCTTTCAAAGGCAGACGGATAAACGATCACAGATCGATCGTGGATCAGGCATCGACGTGGCCTTTGAGTCGATGAACACGTTGGTATAGCTGCCGTAGCAACTGGAGCGGGAACGATTCGTTGAGACGGTAGTCGGTACGTCCGTTCCGGATCGCTTCGGCGACTGCTTTGGGAGTGGATTTCTCGGTGTCAACCCGCGTGTACGCCCGTCCGACTTCGAAGGGGTAATGGGCGTCACTACCACCGATGAGAGGTGTGTCGTCCGCTTCAGACAGCTGTTGGATCTGATCGATCGGTACGGAGCGCTTACCGTTGACTTCGTAGGCATCGAACGGCAAATCAAGATCACGAACCACGCTGTTCCGAAACGGATGAGCTACGATCGCTGCACAGTCTCGGGCGTGTGCGATATCGATGGTTTCCTCCGGCGTGAGTGCTCCCGGCGTCGTTCGCGTGGGAGGGTCCGGTCCGATCACCAGCATGTGACCGGCGCTCGTCGACACCTCAACCCCCGGAATGAGGGTTACTCCCCTCGTATCGATGTCGAGACAGCTGTAGTAGTCGTGGTTGGTCACTGCGACGGCGTCGAGTCCACGCCACTGTGCGAACGCCACTAACAGACGCGCGCCGACCGGGTCGTAGCTGGTCGGACCGCTGAACGCGTGGAAAAACCGGGTGTGGGTGTGAAGATCTACTGTAATCATTGTGTAGACGCCATGATCGGCCTGGCAGGCGGTCTGAAATGGTCGAATCCACTGATGTGTGAAATGCACGTGATAGATGGGGGCCCGTTCACCATGGTTCAATGAAATCGACAGTGCATTCCCGGCGTGTGATAACAGTGTGTCTTTCTCGCCCAAAGGGTTTCTTTCCTGCGGAGACGAACCACGTCTATTTGTAGATGGAACACCAACAGTCAGTAATTATCGCGTATGGGCCGTTTTAACGCCGGAATCGAATCGTGCGAACGATCGACCGTGGCAAACAGCATTTGATATCCACCAATACGACAGTATGAAGGATGAACACATCGATTCGGGCGATGACTCGTCGACGGCCGTTTCTCCCGACAACGATCGATGGTGGATCGTACTCAATCCCTCAAGTGGGACGGGAAATCACGTTGAGGAGGTTCGGTCGTACGCGGCTGATCGAGGACATACGGTTATCGAAACGGAAGCGGCGGGTGATGCGGTCGAACTGGGGAAAGAAGCCGCCCGCGAAAACATCTCTCGGCTCGCCGCGTGTGGTGGGGATGGGACGATACACCAGGTCGTCGATGGGTACGATCGGGCTGGATCCCTCTCCGATGTAACGTTCGGCGTGCTTCCTGCTGGCACTGGGAACAACTTCGCGCAGAATCTCGGCGTGGAAACCATCGAACGGGCGTTCGAGCTGCTCGAAACAGGTGAGCGTCGACGGATCGACGTTGGAGTCGCCGATGGTGAACTGTTCACGAACTCCTGTATCGCGGGTATCACAGCACAGACAAGCTCCGAAACAAGTTCAGAACTCAAAGAACGGTTCGGAACGCTCGCGTACGTCCTCACCGGAATACGACAAGCAGCCGAGTTCGACCCGCTTCACGTAGAGATCGATACTGGGGCCACCGCTCCGGAGTCCACGTGGCAGGGAGAGGCGCTCTGTATCCTCATCGGGAACGCCCGGCGGTTCGTGGGCAACGGCGGACAAGCAAACGCAGAGGACGGTCTCTTCGAGGTGCTGATCGTCGAAGAGATGCCGACGAACGACCTCCTCACCGAAGCCGCGATACAGCGGTGGTTCGGAGAAACGACCGAACATATGCTGCGTTTTACGTCCGATCATCTAGAGATAACGAATCAACAGGACACCGAGGTCGAGTTCAGTCTCGATGGAGAGATACGTTCTCATCAGAAGCTGTCGCTGAATATCCGCCCGCGGGAGTTGGAGATCGTCGTGGGACCGGAGTACGCCCCAGAGCCGGACTGACATCCTCCCGCCCTAAAGGGCGAGGCTTTCTTCTCGTACTTCTGTAACCACACCGACAGCGAAGGCACACCCCGGTCACAGACGAACTGTTTTGTAGGATGAACAGCAGGGAAGACGTACATGGGAACTGATTCCGACGGTCCAACCGGTGCAACGCTCTCGTATCGCAAGATCCTCGAACGGGAGATGGAAAGCGCGCTCAAAGAGATGGATCGGCCGGTGCTGGGGACGTTCATCTCTGGGTTCTCTGCGGGGCTCAACCTGAGCTTCGGTGCGTTGTTCATGGCGATGGTGCTGACATTTTCCGGTGGGTTTGGCTCAGAACTCACGAAACAGGTCGTCCTCGCTGGTGTCTCTTCGATCCCGTTTCTGTTCGTGGTTATCGGACAAACTGAACTGTTTACCGCCCATTCGACGATGGCGGTCCTCCCCGTTTTCGATGGGCGCGCGTCGATTTCCGATCTGGGACGCATTTGGAGCGTGACGTACGTCTCGAATCTGGTTGGGTGTGGTGCATTCGTCGCCCTGATCGTCGCTATCGGTGATCCGATGGGTATCGCCGAGCCTGCGGCGTTCGGCTCGCTTGCTGGGGCGTTAGTAGGGCTTCCGTGGTGGGTCATCGTGCTCTCGGGAGTCATTGCCGGGTGGTTGATGGGATTGGCGACGTGGCTCTCAGCCGCCAGCCGCGACACGATCGGCCGCATCATCTTTGTGTTACTCACCACTGCAGCCATCGGATTCGGCCCGTTTCACCACGCTATCCTCGGCACGACAGAGGTGCTCTCAGCAGTGGCGCTCGGCACGGGCGTCACGCTCGAAGCGTTCGGACTCTTCTTGTTGTGTACGACGATCGGAAACATAATCGGCGGGACCGTTTTCGTGGGCCTGATCAATTACGGCCACATCGCTCTGGCAGGCGAGCAGAAAGACGTCGAATTCGAAGCGAAAGAGATGGACGATTCCTGATTCGAGGGGTATATCTTCGCTGGCGTGTTTTCGCCCGGTAATGCACGATTTCATCGTTGTGGGTGCGGGACCTGCCGGTTCGCGGTTTGCCCGCAGCGCGGCCGAGCGAAACCACGACGTGCTCGTGTTCGAACACGGGGAGATCGGTCGACCCCTCGCCTGTTCTGGACACGTTAGCACAGACATCTGGGAGTACGTTCCTGCGGACGCCCGGGATGAACTCTTTCAAAACGAGATCCGGGGTGCACGGTTTCATATCGGCGGGCCGGAAACGGACGGTGAGCCGTTCTACAAGGACGAACCGGTCTCGAACGCCATCGACCGGGTGGGGCTGGATAAAACGCTCGCGCGCATGGCCGACCGAGCCGGCGCGGATGTCCGTGATCAGCACACCGTGACAGCCCTCGAAGAGCACCGCGACCACGTCACAGTGACAGTGAACGGTCCAGACGGAACCGAGCGCCACGACGCGCGAATGGTTGCAGGCTGTGACGGTCCTCGGTCACGGGTACGCCGGGAGTGTGATCTGCCCCAACCCGAGGAGTTCCTCCATGGGGTGTTGGCGTTCGATTCGACACCCGACCACGAAGCGTTCGTGGACGTTCATCTCACCGTTCCGGAGTTTTTCGCGTGGCGCATTCCACGCGGCGAAGCGGGGGTCGAGTACGGGTTGGCGGTCGCTCCGGACAGCGACGTGTCGGGGCGCTTTTCCTCGTTCTGTGATGCCTACGGCGTCGATGTCTCACACCGTTGTTCGGGGGCGATCCCGATCGGTCCACCGCGCCGAGTGATCGGCCGACGCAGCTTCCTCATTGGCGATGCAGCCGGCCAGACCAAACCGTTCACCGGCGGCGGTATCTTGTATGGCATGCGCGCCGCCGACCATGCTGCCCGCGAGATCGATCCGACTCGTCCCGGAACGCTCGGTGAGTACGAACGCGCGTGGCGAGACGACCTCAGCACCGAGATCCGTCTCGGGCATTGGGTTCGGCGTGCGTATTCGCTCCCGTCTGCCGTCCAGTCAGCCGGGTTAGACGCTCTATCTGGCGAAATCGGTGTTCATATGGATCGACCGTCGACGTTGTTCTCACGCGAACAGTTACGAGCTGTGCTCTCTGCTTCCGAACGGTAAGCTCGTCACTCCGATTGCCACTCCGCCGGCCGAAACCGTGGATATTAGCCGTGAAATTCTATACCCTAGAGTATGGTCAAGATAAGCGTAGAGATACCAGAAGAACTGCTCGACGATCTCGACGAACACGTCGGGGAAGACGGGAAGTTCGTCAACCGGAGCGATGCCATTCGGGCGTCGGTCCGGAAGACGCTCGATCTGCTCGACGAGATCGACGAGCGACACGGTCGATTGGAGACGGATGAGTGAAGATCGCCCCCAAGACAGCACACGGGCACCTGATTCGCTCGTACTGTCCGTTTCCGCGCTCGTGTTGGTGTCACTGTTCATCACGGCACTCGTCACCGCTCAGCTGACGGCCGCGAAGGTGATCGAGTTCACCCTTCCGGTAGCGATACCGGTCGCTGGTAGCTCGCTCGCCATGCCCGGTGCAGCGCTGGCCTACGCGCTCACGTTTTTCGCCTCGGACTGCATCACGGAGCTGTACGGCAAGCGATCGGCCCAGATGGTGGTGAACGTCGGATTTTTCATGAACATCGTGTTGCTAGCACTCGTCTGGAGCACGATCTGGGCCCCCTCAGCCCAAACCAACGCCGTCGATCCCGATGCCTTCCAGACGGTACTTGGCGCGAGCACGAACATCGTTCTCGGAAGTCTCACAGCCTATCTCCTCAGTCAAAATTGGGATGTAATCGTGTTTCACCGGCTGCGAGAAGCGACCGGCGGCGCGCAGCTCTGGCTTCGCAACATCGGCTCAACCGCAACAAGCCAGCTGATCGATACGGTCGTCTTCGTCGGGATCGGGTTCGTGATCGCCCCCGTTCTGTTGGACACCGGCGCACCGCTCTCGTGGGGTGCTGTCGCTCCGCTCGTCGTGGGACAGTACCTGCTGAAACTCCTCATCGCGCTGCTGGATACGCCGTTCGTGTACGTGGTCGTGGGGTTCGTTCGATCGAACCGATCGAAAACCGCGGTGACGGCCTGAGAAGCGTCATTCGATTCGCTCGGCGAAGCCGAAATTCGGCTTCACGTCTGTGACGACCACCCGGACGGTTTCTCCCGCCTCGGTGTCGGGAACAAACAGGGTGTAGCCGTCGACCTTGGCGATGCCGTCGCCTTCGTGACCGGTGTCGACGATCTCGACGGTGGTCTCGACACCAGCTTCGAGCGGGACCGTGATGTGACCTTTGCCGACCAGATACAGCTCAGAAGACTCATCACGGGAAGCGTCGGGGTGGACGGCACGGACGTATTTGAACTCCGATTCGATCTCCGCTCGGAACGCTGCCAGATCGGAGCCATCGAACACCTTCACGACGAAATCTCCACCGGGAGCTAACACTGCCATCGCTGTGTCGAACGCCTGCCGGGCAAGATGGATCGAACGCGCGTGGTCGAGGGAGTACTCTCCGGTCATATTCGGTGCCATGTCCGAGAGAACGACATCGGCCACGCCATCTCCCGTGGATTCCTCGATCCGATCTGCAACCCGTTCACGGGTTTCATCGTCGGTCATATCGCCCCTGATCGTCTGTACGCCGTCGATCGGGTCGATGCGTTGGCGATCGACGCCCACCACCGTCCCCTCCTCGCCGACGCGCTCAGTGGCAACCTGAAGCCATCCTCCCGGAGCCGCCCCGAGGTCGACCACCGTCGCACTCTCGTTGAGCAACGTTGTCGCCTCGTCGAGCTGTTTGAGCTTGTACGCCGCGCGCGAACGGTAGCCTTCCTGTTTGGCCTTATTGTAGTATTGATCTCGGTGACTCATGGTCTCACTACGTGCTGCCTGTTTCTGTTCAGTGCGAACACTGCAGACGACGCCTCGGTCATACCGAGAGTGAGGCGGTCGACCCGGAAAGGCACACCGGATGGTCCGCACACGCCCGATAGATATATCGATTGAGAATTCAATCGATGAATATCAGGTTAATTACCATGATATCCACTCGAGTGCTCCGCTACTGAACGGTCGTCCCACCGCGTCATACACGGTCTCCATCCACACTATGACAAGTATTCCAAACGTCTATCATCCATTGTTTAGACAAAGGAGTCGAGAACATCCGGATGAACTGCGAAACGGTCCAGGGTGGTGCTGGCACCCCAAACTGGTGTTCTCCCAGAGAAGAGAACGAAGTTCGATACAACTTCTTCATCGAAAGCGGCTCCGTCTCGGTCGGCCTGAACAAGCCGTAGGCTTTCCGACGCTCTCGGGCGGTTTTCGTGTATCTCAAGGAGTGCAAACGATCCGAGTGAGGAGACGCTTTTGTCCACCGACGCCGGGTAACTGCCGTTAGCGAACGCCCTCCAACCACGAGCTGTTCAACGGATTTCATTTCGAGCCTGTTATAGTCGTCACGGCCTACTGTCTTGGCAGTGATTCGTGCTGCGTTGAACTTTCCACCGTCGGGGAACGACGGCTCAAAGGCGGTCGTCATCGGAGGCGTCCTGTTCGGCGTGCTCGGAGCTGTAGGTGCCGGAACGACAGTGTTGCTCGAAACGCGACTTTTCGATTTCGGGCCGCGTTTTCTTGCTGGAGAGAGCGCGTGGCGTCAGTCTTCCCCTCTCCTCGGTGGGGCTGTCGTCTGCTATGCTGTCATATCTCTGATTCTGCGAGGCTATGACATCGCCGTCTTGCGTGCCGTCGTCAGAAGCGACGAACCCACTGCGCCGGTATTTCGTCTGAGTGCCGTCTTCGATGGGATCAGAGCGACCGTAATCCTCCTGGGGTATTTCGTGCCATCGCTCGCGTTGGGAATCGTCGGTCTCTCTCTTCGACGACCGACTGGACAAGGACTGCACTGGGTACTCAACGCGATGGGTGCGGTAACGCTTCTGCTCGGACTGTTCGCACTCATCGTCGCCGCGTATCTCCTGCCCGCAGCCACAGCTTTGTTCGCTACCCGACGGTCGATCCGGGCAGCGTTCGATCACGTCGCACTCCGGTCCTGTGTCGTTACGGAGGATTACGTCGTTGGCTGGGTGATCGCAGGCTTGCTTCGGATCGTCCTGCTTCCCATCACGATCGCGTTACAGACGCTGCTCATCGGCTTTTTCCTCCGGTTTTACCTGCGCGTCTCCGTCCAGTATCTGTATGGACTGTCGGTTTCGAACGCGTTCGAAACCGAGACAGGACACCACTGA
The sequence above is drawn from the Halocatena salina genome and encodes:
- a CDS encoding CehA/McbA family metallohydrolase, with protein sequence MITVDLHTHTRFFHAFSGPTSYDPVGARLLVAFAQWRGLDAVAVTNHDYYSCLDIDTRGVTLIPGVEVSTSAGHMLVIGPDPPTRTTPGALTPEETIDIAHARDCAAIVAHPFRNSVVRDLDLPFDAYEVNGKRSVPIDQIQQLSEADDTPLIGGSDAHYPFEVGRAYTRVDTEKSTPKAVAEAIRNGRTDYRLNESFPLQLLRQLYQRVHRLKGHVDA
- a CDS encoding short-chain fatty acid transporter, whose product is MSPEWTSAGSGNWFERAGHRLAGVVERWMPSPFLFAIILSYVVFVAGIVLEGVGPTAMVGHWFDGFWTFLSFGMQMVLILMTGFVIAYHPRVNGRLRQLAQLPSTGRQAVVMVGVFSMAMAWVHWGFSLILGAIFAREMGIAADENGVDVHYPLLCVAGYMGLGLTWHWGLSGSAPLLLATEGNEFIELGVLDGVISTTRTIFHPYALALTTLGIGYAAVALALLTPSPARSRSISTYLSAEELDRDRAGSDPPTDPQAPAQRIDNSRVLGGVIALTGLSYVAFLFVTQGLDALTLNVVNFGFLFLGVALYTRPAVYRERFEEAASAASGIILLFPFFAGIQGMMNASGLSERLAETLLSVSTAETFPVIAWLTGSVVNLFVPSGGGEWIVLGPSVVDAAQQLGVPVGQATIAYAVGDAHTNLLNPFWALPLLAITGLKARELFGYAVAMLLLLIPFLSVALLVLPY
- a CDS encoding rod shape-determining protein, yielding MLGETPPVRGDRDGPVPIGIKIGSTRTVIARPDESGIETHATLTCLAQYEDVLSGTTQVIYGEKAAYEYPERVEFMLRTGLPEDDDRAAATATFFEQIVDENDLPTNSVAVYAIPAINNETGLRNLTDVIERTAIGGRLIRGYPESLCGSIPAFGSELTAIGRVFISINMGSTNIGACAYRHGKQLSRFTTGSIAGNEVDRWIATNVEEETQGRVHIDGTTAREYKEEHGDFNDFRPFTDVIQQPGGGTHEFTIERSVMDALDRYVDDAVDAIANEFLPQLATDHTKVYKHVLNEPIALTGGMAAVPGLPETFERRLGEELQHKVNVIAPEDPETAAARGAFSLADQFIEKEWY
- the ahbB gene encoding siroheme decarboxylase subunit beta, translated to MSTEELDRTDRAIINGFQGGFPVTARPFEAAADALGDRSIDVTANELLDRIRTLSEEGVLTRFGPLINAEAIGGTATLVAMHAPEERFEEIVRQVNDHREIAHNYEREHPHLNMWFVVSVADADRVENVLDTIESETGQPTYNMPKQREFRVEAKFPIDGPLRDTGLDLSELGPAPDPISAEQTGLTPAERVLLREIQDGLPLTQTPYADVGRAIDQPLDWTLETIARFNERGQIRRIGVIPNHYALGYTENGMTVWNVPDDLVEAVGPEIASLEYVTHCYERPRHEDVWPYNFFAMTHGRTDAESDRRIRAIRDRMAEFWDVDADQWDTLFSTSVLKKTGIRLDDRLSDTGSA
- a CDS encoding precorrin-2 dehydrogenase/sirohydrochlorin ferrochelatase family protein gives rise to the protein MIPLLHDFTGTRVLVFGGGRVGARRARTFDREADVVVVSPTFVEESFGSAARVRAAPEPAAVGDWIDRVDPAVIVAATDRTALNDAIATAGHDRGVLVNRADQAAGADRTVSDVAVPATVWSEPVVVGISTGGRSPALTRVLRERIEPHIEDAGEMARVTGSLRAALNDVSPEQRRSALRAVVRSDRVWKALGDSHTNTEQAVSEVIASELGETE
- a CDS encoding diacylglycerol/lipid kinase family protein, encoding MKDEHIDSGDDSSTAVSPDNDRWWIVLNPSSGTGNHVEEVRSYAADRGHTVIETEAAGDAVELGKEAARENISRLAACGGDGTIHQVVDGYDRAGSLSDVTFGVLPAGTGNNFAQNLGVETIERAFELLETGERRRIDVGVADGELFTNSCIAGITAQTSSETSSELKERFGTLAYVLTGIRQAAEFDPLHVEIDTGATAPESTWQGEALCILIGNARRFVGNGGQANAEDGLFEVLIVEEMPTNDLLTEAAIQRWFGETTEHMLRFTSDHLEITNQQDTEVEFSLDGEIRSHQKLSLNIRPRELEIVVGPEYAPEPD
- the hemA gene encoding glutamyl-tRNA reductase, which codes for MTAGTGVITGWSISHSNADIDTIETACSRSDSEIIESVLDQSAVTEAVCIQTCNRVETYVVTDSSATGREALETVRPDVSDAAISELDHEGSLRHLMRVACGLESLVLGEDQILGQLRDAYLTARSMDAVGPVLETGLTKAIHVGERARSETTINEGVVSLGSAAVELANRETELASATAMVVGVGEMGTIAASALAPDVNQLIVANRTTEHAEHLVDALDGARAIGLDSLSDTIADCDIVVSATGSDTPIIDRSMVNASDDPTLLIDIAQPRDIAPTVGSFPGVELYDLDALESITAETTEARRGAARQVEEMIDEAIDRLLTQYKRKQADEVIAAMYEGAERIKQRELQTALSQLDAADELTAEQRETVESLADALVGQLLAAPTKSLRDAAERDDWSTINTALQLFDPGFEERPSRSDRSPQYSSPNTKPTAANAGITGSDASDDD